One part of the Arthrobacter sp. EM1 genome encodes these proteins:
- a CDS encoding DUF1761 domain-containing protein, translating to MIPEINIWAVLLATLSSMVVGSVWYTPKVFGNYWMRVAKVNPSGEAKDAVKPILVTLVVSFVSAWVLAGSAAISQHFYGGNFLLNTLVTSLILWAGFTAARFITHDAFERRPAGLTVLNCVHELVTLMVMALIIGLFGISAT from the coding sequence ATGATTCCGGAAATTAACATCTGGGCGGTGCTGCTGGCCACCCTGTCAAGCATGGTGGTCGGCTCCGTCTGGTACACGCCAAAGGTGTTCGGCAACTACTGGATGCGGGTCGCCAAAGTCAATCCAAGCGGGGAGGCCAAGGATGCCGTCAAGCCGATCCTGGTCACCTTGGTGGTCAGCTTCGTCAGCGCCTGGGTGCTGGCCGGGTCCGCCGCGATCTCGCAGCACTTTTACGGCGGCAATTTCCTGCTCAACACCCTGGTCACCAGCCTGATACTTTGGGCCGGCTTCACGGCCGCGCGGTTCATCACCCACGATGCCTTCGAGCGCCGTCCGGCCGGACTCACCGTGCTGAACTGCGTCCACGAACTCGTGACCCTGATGGTGATGGCCCTGATCATCGGCCTGTTCGGGATCAGCGCTACCTGA
- a CDS encoding enoyl-CoA hydratase: MTEQYTNILVERRGRVGLVTLNRPQALNALNKATMDELVAAVSAMDTDPDVGAVVLTGSAKAFAAGADIKEMQSKGYMDMYAADWFRGWEEFTRLRIPVVAAVSGFALGGGCELAMMCDFIIAGDNARFGQPEINLGVLPGMGGSQRLTRAVGKSKAMDMILTGRFMDADEAERAGLVSRVVPAADVVEEALKAAEVIASKSKPVAMVAKEAVNAAFETGLAQGVLFERRVFHSLFATEDQKEGMAAFTEKRQPVFTHR; the protein is encoded by the coding sequence ATGACGGAGCAGTACACAAACATTTTGGTGGAGCGGCGCGGCCGGGTGGGGCTCGTGACGCTCAACCGGCCCCAGGCCCTGAACGCCCTCAACAAGGCCACCATGGACGAACTCGTGGCCGCCGTGTCCGCGATGGATACCGACCCGGACGTGGGTGCGGTGGTACTAACCGGCTCAGCCAAGGCCTTCGCGGCCGGGGCTGACATCAAGGAAATGCAGTCCAAAGGCTACATGGACATGTACGCGGCCGACTGGTTCCGGGGCTGGGAAGAGTTCACCAGGCTGCGCATCCCGGTGGTGGCGGCCGTGTCCGGATTCGCCCTCGGCGGCGGCTGCGAGCTGGCCATGATGTGCGATTTCATCATCGCCGGGGACAACGCCAGGTTCGGCCAGCCGGAAATCAACCTTGGTGTGCTGCCCGGCATGGGCGGCTCACAGCGCCTGACCCGCGCGGTGGGCAAGTCCAAGGCGATGGACATGATCCTGACCGGCCGGTTTATGGACGCCGATGAAGCCGAACGCGCCGGGCTGGTATCCCGCGTGGTGCCGGCCGCGGACGTTGTGGAGGAGGCCCTCAAGGCCGCCGAAGTGATTGCCTCCAAGTCCAAGCCGGTGGCGATGGTGGCCAAGGAAGCAGTAAACGCCGCCTTCGAAACCGGGCTGGCCCAGGGCGTGCTCTTTGAACGCCGCGTGTTCCACTCGCTGTTCGCCACCGAGGACCAGAAGGAAGGCATGGCGGCCTTCACCGAGAAGCGCCAGCCCGTCTTCACGCACCGCTAA
- a CDS encoding carbohydrate ABC transporter permease: protein MTAATELRAEQDRGRKTAQNREKWTQGRTYISAAVILIWCLAPAYWMVVTAFRDVGYTYDTSLLPTHVTLDNFQTAFDTSFGNHFGQALLNSLFIGGVVTAVSLLIGVFAAYALARLNFRFKYLVLGFILGASMFPGVALITPLFQLFTNIGWMGSYQALIIPNISFVLPLTVYTMTSFFREMPWELEEAARVDGCTQGQAFRKVIMPLAAPAIFTTAILAFISSWNEFLIASQLSSDATQPVTVAIASFAGAQPNQVPYTAIMAAGTIVTIPLVILVLVFQRKIVAGLTAGAVK, encoded by the coding sequence ATGACAGCCGCGACCGAACTCCGCGCAGAGCAGGACCGGGGCCGGAAGACCGCGCAAAACCGCGAGAAGTGGACCCAGGGGCGCACATATATCAGTGCGGCCGTTATCCTCATCTGGTGCCTGGCGCCGGCCTACTGGATGGTCGTCACGGCGTTCCGCGACGTCGGCTACACCTACGACACCTCCCTGCTGCCGACGCACGTGACGCTGGACAACTTCCAAACGGCGTTCGACACGTCATTCGGGAACCATTTCGGCCAGGCACTGCTCAACAGCTTGTTCATCGGCGGGGTTGTCACAGCGGTGTCGCTGCTGATCGGCGTTTTCGCCGCCTACGCGCTGGCCCGGTTGAACTTCCGGTTCAAGTACCTGGTGCTGGGCTTTATCCTGGGTGCGTCCATGTTCCCAGGCGTCGCCCTCATCACGCCCCTGTTCCAGCTGTTCACCAATATCGGCTGGATGGGGTCCTACCAGGCCCTGATCATTCCGAATATCTCCTTCGTCCTGCCGCTGACGGTCTACACCATGACCTCGTTCTTCCGGGAAATGCCCTGGGAGCTTGAGGAAGCGGCCCGGGTCGACGGGTGTACCCAAGGTCAGGCGTTCCGGAAGGTGATCATGCCGCTCGCGGCGCCGGCGATTTTCACAACAGCGATTCTGGCGTTCATCTCCTCGTGGAATGAATTCCTTATCGCCAGCCAGCTCTCGAGCGACGCTACGCAGCCGGTCACGGTGGCCATTGCCAGCTTCGCCGGGGCGCAGCCGAACCAGGTGCCGTACACCGCGATCATGGCAGCAGGCACCATTGTGACCATCCCCCTGGTCATCCTGGTCCTGGTGTTCCAGCGCAAGATCGTGGCCGGGCTGACGGCTGGCGCCGTCAAATGA
- a CDS encoding CoA-acylating methylmalonate-semialdehyde dehydrogenase, with translation MVRELSHYIDGQHVEGTSGRFSDVYDPCTGEVQARVPLASAEEVRNVVSNAEKGQLEWAAMNPQRRGRILLKFVDLVNQNMDELATLLSSEHGKTFLDAKGDVQRGIEVVEFAAGAPHLLKGEFSDSAGTGIDVHSMRQPLGVVAGITPFNFPAMIPLWKSGPALAAGNSFVLKPSERDPSVPLRLAELFTEAGLPDGVFNVVNGDKEAVDALLEDPRVQAIGFVGSTPIAQYIYATAAANGKRAQCFGGAKNHMVIMPDADLDMAADALMGAGFGSAGERCMAISVAVPVGKATADALVAKLQERIAELKVGHSLAKDSDFGPVVAASAKERIEGYIQAGVDEGATLLADGRGLTVEGYEGGFWVGPTLFDDVTKDMAIYKEEIFGPVLSVLRAEDYDEALRLCSEHEFGNGVAIFTRDGDSARDFASRVQVGMVGINVPIPVPIAYYTFGGWKASGFGDLNQHGADAFRFYTKTKTVTTRWPSGIRTGASFVMPEGS, from the coding sequence ATGGTTCGCGAGCTATCCCACTACATTGACGGACAGCATGTTGAAGGCACCTCGGGGCGCTTCAGCGATGTCTACGATCCCTGCACCGGCGAGGTCCAGGCCCGGGTGCCGCTGGCCAGCGCCGAGGAGGTCCGCAACGTGGTCTCCAACGCGGAAAAGGGCCAGCTTGAATGGGCCGCCATGAACCCGCAGCGACGCGGCCGGATTTTGCTCAAATTTGTCGATCTTGTCAACCAGAACATGGACGAACTCGCGACCCTGCTGTCCTCGGAACACGGTAAGACTTTCCTTGACGCCAAAGGGGACGTCCAGCGCGGCATCGAGGTTGTGGAATTCGCCGCGGGAGCCCCGCACCTGCTTAAGGGCGAGTTCTCGGATAGCGCCGGGACCGGCATCGATGTCCACTCGATGCGCCAACCGCTCGGCGTCGTCGCCGGGATCACCCCGTTTAACTTCCCGGCCATGATCCCGCTCTGGAAGTCGGGGCCGGCCCTCGCTGCGGGCAACTCATTTGTGCTGAAGCCCTCCGAACGGGACCCCTCGGTGCCGCTGCGCCTCGCAGAGCTGTTCACCGAGGCAGGCCTGCCGGACGGGGTGTTTAACGTCGTCAACGGCGATAAGGAAGCCGTGGATGCGCTGCTGGAAGACCCCCGGGTCCAGGCCATCGGCTTTGTGGGCTCCACGCCGATTGCCCAGTACATCTACGCCACTGCCGCCGCTAACGGCAAACGCGCCCAGTGTTTCGGCGGCGCCAAGAACCACATGGTCATCATGCCGGACGCGGACCTGGACATGGCCGCGGATGCGCTGATGGGTGCAGGCTTTGGCTCCGCCGGCGAACGCTGCATGGCCATTTCCGTTGCCGTCCCGGTCGGCAAGGCCACCGCCGATGCACTCGTCGCGAAGCTGCAGGAGCGCATCGCGGAGCTCAAGGTCGGCCACAGCCTCGCCAAGGACTCCGACTTCGGCCCGGTCGTGGCGGCTTCCGCCAAGGAACGGATCGAAGGGTATATCCAGGCCGGCGTCGACGAGGGCGCAACCCTGCTGGCCGACGGACGCGGCCTTACAGTCGAGGGCTATGAGGGCGGCTTCTGGGTCGGCCCCACCCTGTTCGACGACGTGACAAAGGATATGGCGATCTACAAGGAAGAGATCTTCGGCCCGGTCCTCAGCGTGCTCCGCGCCGAGGACTACGACGAGGCCCTGCGCCTGTGCAGCGAGCACGAGTTTGGCAACGGCGTCGCCATCTTCACCCGCGACGGTGACTCCGCCCGCGACTTCGCCAGCCGGGTCCAGGTGGGCATGGTCGGCATCAATGTCCCCATCCCGGTGCCGATCGCCTACTACACCTTCGGCGGCTGGAAAGCCTCCGGCTTCGGCGACCTCAATCAGCACGGCGCCGACGCGTTCCGTTTCTACACCAAGACCAAAACGGTCACCACCCGCTGGCCCTCCGGCATCCGCACCGGTGCCAGCTTCGTGATGCCGGAAGGCAGCTGA
- the mmsB gene encoding 3-hydroxyisobutyrate dehydrogenase: MSEALPSVAFLGLGHMGGPMAVNLVKAGYTVTGFDVVPAALEAARAHGIATAGTAAEAVAGAGVVLTMLPSGRHLLDAYRGTGGQPGLLAVAPPGTLFLDCSTINVDEAREAAELAVAAGHRAVDAPVSGGVVGAEAGTLTFMVGALPADFAAVTPMLEVMGRRVVHCGEHGAGQAAKICNNMILGVSMIAVSEAFVLGEKLGLTHQALFDVASAASGQCWALTTNCPVPGPVPASPANRDYQPGFAGALMAKDLKLALNALESTGVAARLGPLAAEIYDTFAAEGGAGRDFSGIITDIRDKSAD; the protein is encoded by the coding sequence ATGTCTGAAGCCCTGCCCTCTGTTGCCTTCCTGGGCCTTGGCCACATGGGCGGACCGATGGCCGTCAACCTGGTCAAAGCCGGCTACACAGTGACCGGATTCGATGTGGTGCCGGCCGCACTGGAAGCTGCCCGGGCGCACGGCATCGCCACCGCGGGCACCGCCGCCGAGGCCGTCGCCGGCGCCGGCGTGGTGCTGACCATGCTGCCCAGCGGCAGGCATCTGCTCGATGCCTACCGCGGTACCGGCGGCCAACCGGGACTGCTGGCCGTGGCACCGCCCGGCACGCTCTTCTTGGATTGCTCCACGATCAACGTGGACGAGGCGCGCGAAGCCGCGGAACTTGCCGTTGCGGCCGGCCACCGGGCCGTTGACGCCCCGGTTTCCGGCGGCGTTGTGGGTGCCGAGGCAGGCACGCTGACCTTTATGGTGGGTGCGCTGCCGGCGGACTTTGCGGCGGTGACACCGATGCTCGAAGTCATGGGACGGCGCGTCGTCCACTGCGGGGAGCACGGCGCCGGGCAGGCCGCCAAGATCTGCAACAACATGATCCTCGGCGTCTCCATGATCGCTGTCAGTGAGGCCTTTGTGCTCGGTGAGAAGCTGGGCCTGACCCACCAGGCTCTTTTTGACGTCGCGTCGGCGGCCTCCGGGCAGTGCTGGGCGTTGACCACCAACTGCCCGGTCCCCGGACCGGTGCCGGCAAGCCCGGCCAACCGGGACTACCAGCCCGGTTTTGCCGGCGCCCTGATGGCGAAGGACCTCAAGCTGGCGCTCAACGCGCTGGAGAGCACCGGTGTTGCCGCCCGGCTGGGGCCGCTCGCTGCCGAAATCTACGATACCTTTGCCGCGGAAGGCGGGGCGGGCCGGGACTTCTCCGGCATCATCACCGATATCCGGGACAAATCCGCGGACTAG
- a CDS encoding MarR family transcriptional regulator — protein MATPLPRDPIADARLNWERHGWSDVAAPMAAITAIMRTQQILLARIEGVLKPFGLTFARYELLALLSFARGGALPMNKASALLQVHPTSVTNAVDRLQGAGLVFRSPHPTDGRTTLIELTTEGRTLAQRATAELNSEVFAQPGFPAQDVDQLIRILGTFRRDAGDFSG, from the coding sequence GTGGCAACGCCGCTGCCGCGTGACCCGATCGCCGACGCCCGGCTGAACTGGGAGCGGCACGGCTGGTCCGACGTCGCCGCACCGATGGCTGCCATCACCGCCATCATGCGGACCCAGCAGATCCTGCTGGCCCGGATCGAAGGGGTCCTTAAGCCGTTCGGGCTGACGTTCGCCCGGTACGAACTGCTCGCCTTGCTGAGCTTCGCCCGCGGCGGTGCGTTGCCGATGAATAAGGCGAGCGCGCTGCTGCAGGTCCATCCCACCTCGGTGACGAACGCCGTCGACCGGTTACAGGGCGCCGGGCTGGTTTTCCGCTCCCCGCACCCCACGGACGGGCGCACCACCCTGATCGAGCTCACCACGGAGGGGCGGACGTTGGCCCAGCGGGCCACGGCGGAGCTCAACTCCGAGGTGTTCGCCCAGCCAGGCTTTCCGGCGCAGGACGTCGACCAACTGATCCGGATCCTGGGCACCTTCCGCCGCGACGCCGGCGACTTCAGCGGCTGA
- a CDS encoding enoyl-CoA hydratase/isomerase family protein, which yields MPDQAADGTAEVLFERRGRLGVVTLNRPRAVNALTAGMAAAMLDQLTLWTSDDAVAAVLVRGAGDRGLCAGGDIVAIYRDMLDGGDATAGFWAGEYALNSLISDYPKPYVALMDGLVLGGGVGISAHGSIRIVTERTRMGMPETTIGFVPDVGGTLLLSRSPGETGTHAALTGAHLSGADALFLGLADHFVPSANLVELTRALENEAADTAVARFSEQAPASVLAAQQEWIDACYASDDAEEILRRLRTVGGEASDVADTIEAKSPTAVKVALESLRRVRGLNLEEALEQEYRVGLRFLAGSDFREGIRAQVVDKDRTPHWQPPSLAEVSRADVESYFAPLGDRELKLAKERDNV from the coding sequence ATGCCGGACCAGGCGGCCGACGGGACCGCCGAAGTCCTGTTTGAGCGCCGCGGCCGGCTCGGCGTCGTCACCCTGAACCGGCCCCGGGCTGTCAATGCGCTCACCGCAGGGATGGCGGCCGCCATGCTGGACCAGCTCACGCTCTGGACCAGCGACGACGCCGTCGCGGCCGTGCTGGTCCGCGGCGCCGGTGACCGTGGGTTGTGCGCGGGCGGCGACATTGTGGCCATCTACCGTGACATGCTTGACGGCGGCGACGCGACCGCCGGTTTTTGGGCCGGGGAATATGCACTGAACTCCCTTATCTCGGACTACCCCAAGCCGTACGTCGCGTTGATGGACGGGCTGGTCCTTGGCGGCGGAGTGGGGATCTCCGCGCACGGCTCAATCCGGATCGTCACCGAACGTACCCGGATGGGCATGCCGGAGACCACCATCGGTTTTGTGCCCGACGTCGGCGGGACCCTGCTGCTCTCGCGCTCACCGGGGGAGACAGGCACCCACGCGGCACTCACCGGCGCGCACCTAAGCGGCGCCGACGCCCTGTTCCTGGGGCTCGCGGACCACTTCGTTCCATCGGCGAACCTCGTGGAACTTACCCGGGCGCTGGAAAATGAAGCGGCGGACACCGCCGTCGCGCGCTTTTCAGAGCAGGCGCCAGCCTCCGTTCTAGCGGCACAGCAGGAATGGATCGATGCCTGCTACGCCAGCGACGACGCCGAGGAGATCCTTCGCCGGCTGCGCACAGTGGGCGGGGAAGCATCCGATGTCGCCGACACCATCGAAGCCAAGTCGCCCACGGCGGTGAAAGTGGCGCTGGAATCCCTGCGCCGGGTCCGCGGACTAAACCTGGAGGAAGCCCTGGAACAGGAATACCGGGTGGGACTGCGGTTCCTCGCCGGATCCGACTTCCGCGAAGGCATCCGCGCCCAGGTCGTGGACAAGGACCGCACCCCGCATTGGCAGCCGCCCAGCCTCGCGGAAGTCAGCCGCGCCGACGTCGAATCCTATTTTGCGCCGCTGGGTGACCGTGAACTGAAGCTTGCAAAGGAGCGCGACAATGTCTGA
- a CDS encoding exodeoxyribonuclease III: MKIATWNVNSLRARADRVEAWLQRSDCDVLAIQETKCKDDNFPWELFENMGYEVAHFGLSQWNGVAIASRVGLDDVERTFLDQPVFGKNGKDAVQEARAIGASCGGVRVWSLYVPNGRALDDEHMPYKLNWLDTLRTHAEGWLQQDPAAQIALMGDWNIAPRDEDVWDIDYFRTAGLTHVSEPERDAFRAFENAGFQDVVRPHAPGPGVYTYWDYTQLRFPKKEGMRIDFVLASPALAARTTGASIDREERKGKGASDHAPVIVELSD; this comes from the coding sequence GTGAAGATAGCTACCTGGAATGTGAACTCGCTCCGCGCCCGCGCCGACCGCGTCGAAGCCTGGCTTCAACGCTCCGACTGTGATGTCCTGGCCATCCAGGAAACCAAGTGCAAGGACGACAACTTCCCGTGGGAGCTCTTCGAGAACATGGGCTACGAGGTGGCGCATTTCGGCCTGAGCCAGTGGAACGGGGTGGCGATCGCCTCCCGGGTGGGGCTCGACGACGTCGAACGGACCTTCCTTGACCAGCCCGTCTTCGGCAAAAACGGCAAGGACGCCGTGCAGGAGGCCCGCGCCATCGGTGCGAGCTGCGGCGGAGTCCGGGTCTGGAGCCTGTACGTCCCCAACGGCCGGGCCCTCGACGATGAACACATGCCGTACAAACTCAACTGGCTGGACACCCTGCGGACCCACGCCGAGGGCTGGCTGCAACAGGACCCCGCAGCGCAGATCGCCCTGATGGGCGACTGGAACATTGCTCCGCGGGACGAGGACGTCTGGGACATCGACTACTTTCGCACCGCGGGCCTCACCCACGTCAGCGAACCGGAACGGGACGCCTTCCGCGCCTTCGAAAATGCCGGCTTCCAAGACGTTGTGCGCCCGCACGCCCCCGGCCCGGGCGTCTACACGTACTGGGATTACACCCAGCTGCGTTTCCCCAAAAAGGAGGGCATGCGGATCGATTTCGTCCTTGCCTCCCCCGCACTGGCCGCCCGCACCACCGGAGCCTCAATCGACCGCGAGGAACGCAAGGGCAAAGGCGCATCGGACCACGCCCCCGTGATCGTGGAGCTGAGCGACTGA
- a CDS encoding LacI family DNA-binding transcriptional regulator, with product MAKTTDRAQRGGHSGVSIEDVAAAAGVSTATVSRAVRGLPRVSPATREKILGIAEDLGYVASLSASGLATGRTKTIGVLAPFVSRWFFSKAIEGADRELHTRQYNLSLFNLGGHGSNRERLFSKTMVYKQIDALLVLCMALTHEEIEHLQKIDIPLVVVGGHVEECPYIGIDDYAAAATAVRHLISLGHRDIALLHGDDETDLNFDVPRVRITAFQDVMAEAGLRVRDEWDEWGDFTLSSGQEAFRRLWARPGPRPTAIFCASDEMAMGVIFEARRAGVRIPEEVSVIGIDDHDFSEAMGLTTVRQRPDEQAELGTKMLLDELDGITGSVQSAVAPHQLIIRSTTAPPRSAGLVARAAAAGA from the coding sequence GTGGCGAAGACAACAGACAGGGCTCAGCGCGGCGGCCATTCGGGCGTCAGCATCGAGGACGTCGCCGCCGCCGCCGGAGTGTCAACCGCCACCGTGTCCCGTGCTGTCCGTGGCCTGCCCCGGGTCTCCCCGGCCACCCGGGAAAAGATTCTGGGCATCGCCGAAGACCTCGGCTATGTGGCGTCCTTGTCAGCGTCGGGGCTTGCTACCGGGCGCACAAAGACTATCGGCGTGTTGGCACCCTTCGTCAGCCGCTGGTTCTTCTCCAAAGCCATCGAGGGCGCAGACCGTGAACTGCACACCCGGCAGTACAACCTGTCGCTCTTTAATCTCGGTGGCCACGGCAGCAACCGCGAGCGGCTCTTCAGCAAGACCATGGTCTATAAACAGATCGATGCGCTGCTGGTCCTGTGTATGGCGCTGACACACGAGGAAATCGAACACCTTCAGAAAATCGATATCCCGCTGGTCGTCGTCGGCGGCCACGTCGAAGAATGCCCGTATATCGGGATCGACGACTACGCCGCCGCAGCGACGGCGGTGCGGCACCTGATCAGCCTCGGCCACAGGGATATCGCCCTGCTGCACGGAGACGATGAGACCGACCTCAACTTCGACGTCCCCCGGGTCCGGATCACGGCCTTCCAGGATGTTATGGCGGAGGCCGGGCTGAGGGTCCGGGACGAATGGGACGAATGGGGCGACTTTACGCTCAGCAGTGGCCAGGAAGCCTTCCGCCGGCTCTGGGCCCGGCCCGGCCCGAGGCCTACGGCGATCTTCTGCGCTTCCGATGAGATGGCCATGGGGGTCATTTTCGAGGCGCGCCGCGCCGGTGTGCGGATCCCTGAGGAGGTCTCCGTGATCGGGATCGATGACCACGACTTCTCGGAGGCCATGGGTCTCACGACGGTCAGGCAGCGTCCGGACGAGCAGGCGGAGCTGGGCACGAAAATGCTGTTGGACGAACTCGACGGCATCACCGGTTCAGTGCAGTCGGCGGTGGCCCCACACCAGCTCATTATCCGAAGCACGACGGCGCCGCCCCGCAGCGCCGGGCTGGTTGCCCGTGCGGCCGCGGCGGGGGCCTGA
- a CDS encoding AMP-binding protein, giving the protein MTVTEEFRAARDRMLDLRNNYEAARSEFQWPRFEYFNFALDWFDQIAADPAKAGKPALVIVEQDGTATRRSYADLSRRSAQVANWLRSQGVRRGDRMIIMLGNQVELWELMLAGIKLGIVMIPTTTLMGPADLNDRVERGGANWAAVGSANIKKFDEVPGGYRLIEIGDGDGDETDTAALQYTEAAGAAEEFTADVPTLADETMLLYFTSGTTSKAKLVEHTHTSYPVGHLSTMFWIGMEPGDVHLNVASPGWAKHAWSNVFTPWIAEACVFIYNYERFDAKALMEQMDRESVTSFCAPPTVWRMLIQADLTLLKNPPSKVVSAGEPLNAEVIDQVHRAWGQTIRDGFGQTESTVQIANTPGQPIKIGAMGKPLPGYDVVLVDPATGAEGDDGELCLRLEPRPVGLMKAYYGDPEKTAEAFRGGYYHTGDMASRDERGIITYVGRGDDVFKSSDYRLSPFELESVLIEHPAVAEAAVVPSPDPLKLSVPKAFVVLAAGHEPGPELAEDILRYCRDHLAPFKRIRRLEFAELPKTISGKIRRVELRRSEELRHGGGTVPAGLGTEYSEADFPGLKSTSKKLG; this is encoded by the coding sequence ATGACAGTCACTGAGGAATTCCGCGCGGCACGCGACCGCATGCTCGATCTCCGCAATAACTATGAAGCGGCGCGCAGCGAATTCCAGTGGCCGCGCTTTGAGTATTTCAACTTTGCCCTGGATTGGTTCGACCAGATCGCGGCGGACCCGGCCAAGGCGGGCAAGCCCGCCCTCGTGATCGTCGAACAGGACGGCACGGCCACTCGGCGCAGCTACGCGGACCTGTCCCGTCGCTCGGCCCAGGTGGCCAACTGGCTGCGCAGCCAGGGTGTGCGGCGCGGTGACCGGATGATCATTATGCTCGGCAACCAGGTTGAACTCTGGGAACTGATGCTCGCCGGGATCAAGCTGGGCATCGTTATGATCCCCACAACCACCTTGATGGGACCGGCGGACCTCAATGACCGGGTGGAGCGCGGCGGCGCTAACTGGGCCGCCGTCGGAAGCGCCAATATCAAGAAGTTCGACGAGGTTCCGGGCGGCTACAGACTAATCGAAATCGGCGACGGCGACGGCGACGAAACGGACACGGCCGCCCTGCAGTACACCGAAGCCGCCGGTGCAGCGGAAGAATTCACTGCGGACGTGCCGACCCTGGCCGACGAAACTATGCTGCTCTACTTCACCTCAGGCACCACGTCCAAGGCCAAACTCGTGGAGCACACGCACACGTCCTACCCGGTGGGCCACTTATCCACCATGTTCTGGATTGGAATGGAACCCGGCGATGTGCACCTAAACGTGGCCTCCCCCGGATGGGCCAAGCACGCTTGGTCCAACGTATTCACGCCCTGGATCGCCGAAGCCTGCGTGTTCATCTACAACTACGAACGCTTCGATGCCAAGGCGCTGATGGAGCAGATGGACCGCGAATCGGTGACAAGCTTTTGCGCCCCGCCGACGGTCTGGCGGATGCTCATCCAGGCTGACCTGACCCTGCTCAAGAACCCGCCCAGCAAGGTGGTCTCCGCCGGTGAACCCCTCAACGCGGAGGTCATTGACCAGGTCCACCGTGCCTGGGGACAGACCATCCGCGACGGCTTCGGCCAGACCGAATCCACCGTGCAGATCGCGAACACGCCCGGCCAGCCAATCAAGATCGGAGCCATGGGCAAACCGCTTCCCGGCTACGACGTCGTCCTCGTGGACCCCGCGACGGGGGCCGAGGGCGACGACGGTGAGCTCTGCCTCCGTCTGGAGCCCCGCCCTGTAGGGCTGATGAAGGCATACTACGGCGACCCTGAAAAGACCGCGGAGGCCTTCCGTGGCGGCTACTACCACACCGGCGACATGGCAAGCCGGGACGAGCGCGGCATCATCACCTACGTGGGCCGAGGCGACGACGTTTTCAAATCCTCGGACTACCGGCTGTCTCCCTTCGAGCTCGAAAGTGTGCTGATCGAGCACCCGGCAGTGGCGGAAGCCGCCGTCGTACCCTCCCCCGACCCGCTCAAGCTCTCGGTGCCCAAAGCGTTTGTGGTCCTGGCCGCCGGGCACGAGCCGGGCCCCGAACTGGCCGAGGACATCCTGCGTTACTGCCGCGACCACCTCGCCCCGTTCAAACGAATCCGCCGGCTGGAATTCGCCGAACTGCCCAAAACCATCTCGGGCAAGATCCGGCGGGTCGAGCTGCGGCGCAGCGAGGAACTTCGCCATGGCGGCGGAACGGTTCCGGCCGGACTGGGCACTGAGTACTCGGAAGCCGACTTCCCCGGGTTGAAGAGCACTTCCAAGAAGCTAGGCTGA